A single Symbiobacterium thermophilum IAM 14863 DNA region contains:
- a CDS encoding aminoglycoside adenylyltransferase domain-containing protein, giving the protein MDMSLPPDVAELMQSFASGLRRVLGEKLVGVYLGGSVSLGDYCAGSSDLDFLVVTDGRLSPADLDALAVFHREFLTAHPSAGRLEGDYAPRECIIPEGTTVPVPRCKRGAFVPEVDQVMLSADNICNMRENGIAFYGPPPAEVLPPVSPDQVRAAVRAMLAEAPKPAQRPEEQADELLDLLRSLCALETGKPTTKAQGAEWARRHLEPRWHPVVDAALAVRRGGPAAGWDEGMARSAAELDRLLRERYAIAAQPPS; this is encoded by the coding sequence ATGGACATGTCCCTGCCCCCTGATGTCGCCGAACTCATGCAGAGCTTCGCCTCAGGCCTCAGACGGGTGCTCGGCGAGAAGCTGGTGGGCGTCTACCTGGGCGGGTCGGTCTCGCTCGGGGATTACTGCGCCGGGAGCAGCGACCTGGACTTCCTGGTGGTCACCGACGGGCGCCTCTCCCCGGCGGACCTGGACGCCCTGGCGGTCTTCCACCGGGAGTTCCTGACGGCCCACCCCTCCGCAGGCCGGCTGGAGGGGGACTACGCGCCGCGGGAGTGCATCATCCCCGAGGGCACGACGGTCCCGGTGCCCCGGTGCAAGCGGGGAGCCTTCGTGCCGGAGGTGGACCAGGTGATGCTCTCCGCCGACAACATCTGCAACATGCGGGAGAACGGTATCGCCTTCTACGGGCCCCCGCCGGCCGAAGTGCTCCCGCCGGTCAGCCCCGACCAGGTGAGGGCGGCCGTCCGGGCGATGCTGGCGGAGGCGCCGAAGCCCGCGCAGCGGCCCGAGGAGCAGGCGGACGAGCTGCTGGACCTGCTCCGCTCCCTGTGCGCCCTGGAGACGGGAAAACCGACCACCAAGGCGCAGGGCGCCGAATGGGCGCGCCGACACCTGGAGCCCCGATGGCACCCGGTGGTCGACGCGGCGCTGGCGGTCCGCCGCGGGGGCCCGGCGGCGGGCTGGGACGAAGGCATGGCCCGCTCCGCGGCCGAGCTGGACCGGCTCCTGAGGGAGCGGTACGCAATCGCGGCGCAGCCGCCCTCCTGA
- a CDS encoding aspartate aminotransferase family protein has product MNLKELDLRHLIHNEVRFRELARKGTTVITRAEGSTIWDIDGRAYLDAQAGMVLVNVGYGRRELGAVAAAQMERLMYYHTYFQYSNEPAVRLAAKLASLAPEGLGKVFFTLGGAESVETAVKIARLYQRARGRADGHKIICLDLGYHGNSLGALSATAFEAHRAYYGPLVPGFVHIPSPDTFEGPFRADDPEAGRKYAALLEERILAEGPETVAAFLAEPILGVGGIIVPPDDYLKHVRRICDKYGVLLILDEVMTGFGRAGTMWACGQFGVVPDLMCTAKGLTSGYLPLGAVLVGDHVIEAIAEADFPFEHGFTYAGHPVSCAVAMENIAILEREGLAERAARMGERLKEALLARDNPYIAEVRGRGLMVAAELVRDRETRERFPEGNRAFRFDVEAGCLREGVITGIAPYRDTLMITPPLVITEAEIDRLVDVYDRVIRQEGDRRRKQG; this is encoded by the coding sequence ATGAACCTGAAAGAGCTGGACCTGCGCCACCTCATCCATAACGAGGTCCGCTTCCGGGAACTGGCCCGGAAGGGCACGACGGTCATCACCCGCGCCGAGGGGTCGACCATCTGGGACATCGACGGCCGGGCCTACCTGGACGCGCAGGCGGGCATGGTGCTGGTCAACGTCGGCTACGGCCGGCGCGAGCTGGGCGCCGTGGCCGCGGCCCAGATGGAGCGGCTGATGTACTACCACACCTACTTCCAGTACTCTAACGAGCCGGCGGTGCGGCTGGCCGCGAAGCTGGCATCCCTGGCGCCGGAGGGGCTGGGGAAGGTGTTCTTCACCCTGGGCGGGGCCGAATCGGTGGAGACCGCTGTGAAGATCGCCCGGCTGTACCAGCGGGCGCGGGGGCGGGCAGACGGCCACAAGATCATCTGCCTGGACCTGGGCTACCACGGCAACAGCCTCGGCGCCCTCTCCGCGACGGCCTTCGAGGCGCACCGGGCCTACTACGGGCCGCTGGTTCCGGGGTTCGTCCACATCCCCTCGCCGGACACCTTCGAGGGGCCTTTCCGGGCCGACGACCCGGAGGCGGGGCGCAAGTACGCCGCCCTGCTGGAGGAGCGGATCCTCGCCGAGGGGCCGGAGACGGTCGCGGCCTTCCTGGCCGAACCGATCCTGGGGGTGGGCGGCATCATCGTGCCGCCGGACGACTACCTGAAGCACGTCCGGCGGATCTGCGACAAGTACGGTGTGCTTCTCATCCTGGACGAGGTGATGACCGGCTTCGGCCGTGCGGGCACCATGTGGGCCTGCGGGCAGTTCGGCGTCGTGCCGGACCTGATGTGCACCGCGAAGGGGCTCACCAGCGGTTACCTGCCGCTGGGGGCGGTCCTGGTGGGCGACCACGTCATTGAGGCGATCGCCGAGGCCGACTTCCCCTTCGAGCACGGGTTCACCTATGCCGGCCATCCGGTCTCCTGCGCCGTGGCGATGGAGAACATCGCCATCCTCGAGCGGGAGGGGCTGGCCGAGCGGGCCGCCCGCATGGGCGAACGGCTGAAGGAGGCGCTCCTCGCCCGGGACAACCCCTACATCGCCGAGGTGCGCGGCCGGGGCCTCATGGTGGCCGCGGAGCTGGTGCGCGACCGGGAGACCCGGGAGCGGTTCCCGGAGGGGAACCGGGCCTTCCGGTTTGACGTCGAGGCCGGGTGCCTCCGGGAGGGCGTCATCACCGGTATCGCCCCGTACCGGGACACGCTGATGATCACTCCGCCGCTGGTGATCACGGAGGCGGAGATCGACCGGCTGGTGGACGTCTACGACCGCGTGATCCGGCAGGAGGGCGACCGGCGCAGGAAGCAGGGGTAG
- a CDS encoding thiol-disulfide oxidoreductase DCC family protein translates to MQPITVFYDGWCPLCTAARQRLARLDWLGRLEFVSIRDPGVAERAGVAPERLAARLHVHTPRTGRWAEGIWAVAAIAARLPLLWPLWPLLALAGVTGLGQPLYDFIARRRAIVPVGQCDETGCPLPGQG, encoded by the coding sequence GTGCAGCCGATCACGGTGTTCTACGACGGATGGTGCCCGCTCTGCACAGCGGCCCGGCAGCGGCTGGCCCGGCTGGACTGGCTGGGGCGGCTGGAGTTCGTCTCCATCCGGGACCCGGGCGTGGCCGAGCGAGCCGGTGTGGCGCCGGAGCGGCTCGCAGCCCGGCTGCACGTCCACACCCCCCGCACGGGACGCTGGGCGGAGGGCATCTGGGCGGTCGCCGCGATCGCCGCGCGCCTCCCCCTCCTCTGGCCGCTCTGGCCGTTGCTGGCCCTGGCCGGGGTCACCGGGCTGGGGCAGCCCCTCTACGACTTCATCGCCCGTCGGCGGGCGATCGTGCCGGTCGGACAGTGCGACGAGACCGGCTGCCCGCTGCCGGGCCAGGGGTGA
- a CDS encoding TolB family protein encodes MRRWLAGCLVGFMTVMAGCAPREGGAPRPTGQEPPAVAGQEPQAAQGPARAEVPGGPGAPVREEIPGGFRLGPFDESGSAWWLSPDAVWVYAKVGGAARYGAVSLAGGGLEPGPGHDPEDLPYWDRWHLLLSPDAGRAVVYSFHGFDRTFVDRETGAVSEPQAPNFGGSHMFDSWSPDGSRFLVQSVRTDPVPGFYFLDRDGNPAGTFAEPGYYSHRGVWSPDGKRLAFLSVPADLFYPRIPEEWEEPPYGERVGVLDPETGRVTYFAIDGLTFYAHPVWSPDGERLAVVCGERTTVRLDGPWEGYETTRLRGPRPCLIDPEAGTIAPMGDPAEGDVTIVILGLADEAALVAWARPSDGAGYGWVPLGGGALVDLGGTWSVEGAQLVAGGRAALTGQLLPNKLVLFNQRGEVERILAEGAIQGLTASPDGRHVAFFDGGYLTVLRVPEE; translated from the coding sequence ATGCGGCGGTGGTTGGCGGGTTGCCTGGTTGGCTTCATGACCGTCATGGCCGGATGCGCGCCGAGGGAGGGCGGCGCGCCCCGGCCGACGGGTCAGGAACCGCCGGCCGTTGCGGGTCAGGAACCGCAGGCGGCTCAGGGCCCGGCCAGGGCGGAGGTTCCGGGCGGTCCGGGGGCGCCGGTGCGGGAGGAGATCCCCGGCGGCTTCCGGCTGGGCCCGTTCGACGAGTCAGGGAGCGCGTGGTGGTTGAGCCCGGACGCGGTCTGGGTTTACGCCAAGGTCGGGGGCGCGGCGCGCTACGGGGCGGTGTCGCTCGCGGGAGGCGGCCTGGAGCCCGGTCCGGGCCACGATCCGGAAGATCTGCCGTACTGGGACCGCTGGCACCTGCTGCTGAGTCCTGACGCCGGGCGCGCCGTGGTGTACTCCTTCCACGGTTTCGACCGCACCTTCGTCGACCGGGAGACCGGGGCCGTATCGGAGCCGCAGGCGCCGAACTTCGGCGGCAGTCATATGTTCGATTCCTGGTCCCCGGACGGCAGCCGCTTCCTGGTCCAGTCCGTCCGCACCGACCCGGTGCCGGGGTTCTATTTCCTGGACCGGGACGGCAACCCGGCAGGTACCTTCGCCGAGCCCGGCTACTACAGCCACCGGGGCGTCTGGTCGCCGGACGGGAAGCGCCTGGCGTTCCTTTCGGTGCCGGCGGACCTCTTCTACCCGCGCATCCCGGAGGAGTGGGAGGAGCCGCCCTACGGGGAGCGGGTGGGAGTGCTGGACCCGGAGACCGGCCGGGTGACCTACTTCGCCATAGACGGGCTCACGTTCTACGCGCACCCGGTGTGGTCGCCGGACGGTGAGCGGCTGGCGGTCGTCTGCGGCGAGCGGACCACCGTCCGGCTGGACGGTCCGTGGGAGGGGTATGAGACGACCCGGCTCCGCGGGCCCCGGCCCTGCCTGATCGACCCGGAGGCGGGCACGATTGCGCCCATGGGCGACCCCGCGGAGGGGGACGTGACCATCGTGATTCTGGGCCTCGCGGATGAGGCGGCGCTGGTGGCCTGGGCGCGGCCGTCGGACGGCGCGGGCTACGGCTGGGTCCCCCTGGGCGGCGGTGCTCTGGTGGATCTGGGCGGGACGTGGTCGGTGGAGGGCGCACAGTTGGTGGCCGGTGGACGGGCCGCCCTGACGGGGCAGTTGCTGCCCAACAAGCTGGTTCTGTTCAACCAGCGGGGCGAGGTGGAGCGCATCCTGGCTGAGGGTGCCATCCAGGGGCTGACCGCGAGCCCCGACGGCCGGCACGTGGCCTTCTTCGACGGCGGGTACCTGACGGTGCTGCGGGTGCCGGAGGAATAG
- a CDS encoding Hsp20/alpha crystallin family protein: MAMMYYPMRQWNPFDLFDRMLSQWQHVLGSFWPAVPSLPSLDQMDVQQGDQDAVIRIEVPGISPEDLSVTVDGNMLTIRAVHRAIPMGGEEGGAQGVATYQRSFTLPPSVDADKITARYHHGVLEIRLPRTQGQGGRQIPIDLA; encoded by the coding sequence ATGGCCATGATGTACTACCCGATGCGTCAGTGGAACCCGTTCGACCTGTTCGACCGGATGCTTTCCCAGTGGCAGCACGTCCTGGGTAGCTTCTGGCCTGCCGTACCCTCTCTTCCCTCGCTGGACCAGATGGACGTACAGCAGGGCGACCAGGACGCCGTGATCCGGATTGAGGTGCCGGGCATCAGCCCCGAGGACCTGTCCGTAACCGTCGACGGCAACATGCTCACCATCCGCGCCGTTCACCGCGCCATCCCGATGGGCGGTGAGGAAGGCGGTGCGCAGGGCGTGGCCACCTACCAGCGGTCCTTCACGCTGCCGCCCAGCGTCGACGCCGACAAGATCACCGCCCGCTACCACCACGGGGTGCTGGAGATCCGGCTGCCGCGGACCCAGGGCCAGGGCGGCCGGCAGATCCCCATCGACCTGGCGTGA
- a CDS encoding methyl-accepting chemotaxis protein — MRRQVRSGIAWKLLASPLVLIALLIAVGFVSRLATQTLLRELEGIDRSYALAIGAQKLQADLLREATGIANYVLYADSRDIADYQAAGTRVPETLQQLLEIAEDETVRQQLLDIQEKHGAYTDAVDRIRNHLRSQRQSQAILLMQTEAVPTLREMTAAVDSLVESLTSGTSADLTGSRNLAGVLDVGVIAASFAAVVLGLAVALVMSRRLLRPIRNLSEAAAAIAAGNLSAQEVTVTSQDEVGNTIRAFNEMARNLHDVLQRVSRSAEAVRAASVELTGFARSSAEAAASTAEAIGHVASGASQQAHETSEVNITVGRLQEIIGSIAEGAARSAEDIRQATELLKHMTESLDQMAQRVWSTAERAAQAMEQARSGADVIERTLDEMVATDEVVAHAAGRMRELERLLGQIGTISETIMEIADQTNLLALNAAIEAARAGDHGRGFAVVADEVRKLAERSSTSAEEITTLIRNIQEGTAEAVAAMEAGTQRLAAGTKLAGEAGNSLAVILDAVHKAAADMDDVAVDVEKSKAMAGEVMATFQVVSETVRANNEATGELIAGAAQVTAAVDRIAQVSQENAAVAQEVASSVEAMNESAERVAEAAQRLAETAEEMREQVGRFRI; from the coding sequence ATGCGCAGGCAGGTCCGATCCGGAATCGCGTGGAAACTGCTCGCCTCTCCCCTGGTTCTCATCGCGCTCCTGATCGCCGTGGGCTTCGTCAGCCGGCTCGCGACCCAGACGCTGCTGCGGGAACTCGAAGGCATCGACCGGAGCTACGCGCTGGCCATCGGGGCCCAGAAGCTCCAGGCCGACCTGCTGCGTGAGGCCACCGGCATCGCCAACTACGTGCTGTACGCCGACTCCCGTGACATCGCCGACTACCAGGCCGCCGGTACACGGGTGCCGGAGACGTTGCAACAGCTGCTGGAGATCGCCGAGGACGAAACGGTCCGTCAGCAGTTGCTGGACATCCAGGAGAAGCACGGCGCCTACACCGACGCCGTGGACAGGATTCGGAACCACCTGCGCAGCCAGCGCCAGTCCCAGGCCATCCTCCTCATGCAGACGGAGGCCGTCCCGACCCTCCGGGAGATGACCGCGGCCGTGGACAGCCTGGTGGAGTCGCTGACGTCGGGGACTTCGGCCGATCTCACCGGCAGCCGGAACCTGGCGGGCGTCCTGGACGTGGGCGTGATCGCCGCCTCGTTCGCCGCCGTGGTCCTCGGCCTGGCGGTGGCCCTGGTCATGTCCCGCCGGCTGCTCCGGCCGATCCGGAACCTGTCGGAAGCCGCGGCGGCGATCGCGGCCGGCAACCTGTCCGCTCAGGAGGTGACCGTCACCTCGCAGGATGAGGTCGGCAACACCATCCGGGCGTTCAACGAGATGGCCCGGAACCTGCACGACGTGCTGCAGCGGGTCAGCCGCAGCGCCGAGGCGGTGAGAGCGGCCTCGGTCGAGCTGACCGGGTTCGCCCGGTCGTCGGCGGAGGCGGCCGCATCGACCGCCGAGGCCATCGGCCACGTGGCGTCGGGGGCGTCGCAGCAGGCCCACGAGACCTCCGAGGTCAACATCACGGTCGGGCGGCTGCAGGAGATCATCGGCTCCATCGCCGAAGGTGCCGCCCGGTCGGCGGAGGACATCCGACAGGCCACGGAACTGCTGAAACACATGACCGAAAGCCTGGACCAGATGGCCCAGCGGGTATGGAGTACCGCAGAGCGGGCGGCTCAGGCGATGGAGCAGGCGCGGTCCGGCGCGGACGTCATCGAGCGGACGCTGGACGAAATGGTGGCCACCGACGAGGTGGTGGCCCACGCAGCAGGGCGCATGCGGGAGCTGGAGCGGCTCCTGGGCCAGATCGGCACGATCAGTGAGACCATCATGGAGATCGCCGACCAGACCAACCTGCTGGCCCTGAACGCGGCCATCGAGGCGGCCCGGGCCGGGGATCACGGCCGAGGGTTCGCGGTGGTGGCCGACGAGGTGCGGAAGCTGGCGGAGCGGTCGTCCACTTCGGCCGAGGAGATCACGACGCTCATCCGGAACATCCAGGAGGGCACGGCGGAGGCCGTCGCCGCCATGGAAGCGGGGACACAGCGGCTTGCCGCCGGAACCAAGCTGGCAGGCGAGGCCGGCAACTCCCTGGCGGTGATCCTGGACGCCGTGCACAAGGCCGCGGCGGACATGGACGACGTGGCCGTGGACGTGGAGAAGAGCAAGGCGATGGCCGGCGAGGTGATGGCCACCTTCCAGGTCGTATCCGAGACGGTCCGGGCCAACAACGAGGCGACCGGGGAGCTGATTGCGGGGGCGGCGCAGGTGACCGCCGCGGTGGACCGCATCGCCCAGGTATCCCAGGAGAATGCCGCCGTCGCCCAGGAGGTGGCCTCCTCGGTGGAGGCGATGAACGAATCCGCCGAGCGGGTCGCGGAGGCTGCGCAGCGGCTGGCGGAGACCGCGGAAGAGATGCGGGAGCAGGTGGGGCGGTTCAGGATCTAA
- the sfsA gene encoding DNA/RNA nuclease SfsA, translating to MAELRLRATFLERPNRFVARVRLEDGREVPVHVASSGRMKELLVPGAPVIVTLQGDASAQPTRPFGGRKTAGRLLMVRTGSTWVSVDTSLPGKLFHQAVVAGSCAPFAGYTEVRPEYRYGGSRIDFLLTAPDLPPCLVEVKSVTSVLPDADGARVARFPDAPTARGARHLDELAGAVREGYRAAVCFITQRDDAQAFGPWDEIDPFFGETLRKVARAGVEIRAFVTHVTPEGAVLGGELPVRLAR from the coding sequence TTGGCTGAACTTCGTCTGCGGGCCACCTTTCTCGAACGCCCCAACCGCTTCGTCGCCCGGGTCCGCCTGGAGGACGGCCGGGAGGTGCCGGTGCACGTGGCCTCATCGGGCCGTATGAAGGAGCTTCTGGTGCCCGGTGCGCCGGTGATCGTGACGCTGCAAGGCGACGCGTCTGCGCAGCCAACCCGGCCGTTCGGGGGCCGGAAGACCGCCGGCAGGCTGCTCATGGTCCGTACCGGGTCCACCTGGGTCTCGGTGGATACATCCTTGCCCGGGAAGCTCTTCCACCAGGCGGTGGTCGCGGGGAGCTGCGCTCCCTTCGCCGGGTACACCGAGGTACGTCCCGAGTACCGGTACGGCGGCAGCCGCATCGATTTCCTGCTGACCGCGCCGGACCTGCCCCCGTGCCTGGTGGAGGTGAAGTCCGTCACCTCCGTGCTGCCGGACGCGGACGGCGCCCGCGTGGCGCGGTTCCCGGACGCGCCGACGGCCCGCGGCGCCCGCCACCTGGACGAACTGGCCGGGGCCGTGCGGGAAGGGTACAGGGCGGCCGTCTGCTTCATCACGCAGCGGGACGACGCCCAGGCCTTCGGCCCGTGGGACGAGATCGATCCGTTCTTCGGTGAAACCCTGCGCAAAGTGGCTCGGGCCGGGGTGGAGATCCGGGCCTTCGTCACGCACGTGACCCCGGAGGGCGCCGTCCTGGGCGGGGAGCTTCCCGTACGGCTGGCGCGGTGA
- a CDS encoding BglG family transcription antiterminator, translating to MGNKSDLIGILRRQEDWVPASTLARMLQVSTRTIRNYVVAINGGRDEPLILSSYKGYRYNRSAAVIPEPHRSRDDLKPEDRVSLIARRLVSSRGSVNFYDLAEELCVSDATLERDLTKVREALRPFALKVFRESDQILIAGMERQKRKYISHLLSSDQQSVLSVALDEFFEGTVDRYTEFERYARGLLKRFGIYADDYGFRNIVIHLVVTLERVANGESITENVPLSTLRDRKEYEVALCIGEYVRENYGVVLTDAELYYVALTISTNSNLLKYKLITPTNIREYIEEKYILLAKMALRRLEDTFYLEPFDDDFVIQFTIHIRNLIQRALTGSHVKNPLVGKFKTTYPLIYDMAVLVANQLREIEGIHVPDDEIVFIAFHIGAYLEQNKADRGRINTLFVYADYHNMHEPVLTKIQQALDQDLNIVAAVPVREFAFAPYDCQLIISTVPETVVEGLPVVYVNVFPTEADLKVIRRKIEEIRLDMRAASVRDHIQRFAVPALFRRNVYAEDEFAMIRILTQECAHLGLCPPSFEQEVLDREAMSSTAFPNQVAIPHSLQHSATRSFLSIVVNERPMRWGNFDVRIIILIGVCKDDRNTFQEFFSDLVSVLCNEIATRQLIQCDSYEAFLQTLTRFLLDQQFIS from the coding sequence ATGGGCAACAAAAGCGATCTGATCGGCATCCTGCGGAGGCAGGAAGACTGGGTCCCGGCTTCGACTCTGGCCAGAATGCTCCAGGTATCGACCCGCACCATTCGCAACTACGTCGTGGCGATCAACGGGGGGCGTGACGAACCACTCATCCTGTCGAGCTACAAGGGATACCGGTACAACCGGTCAGCCGCTGTCATCCCAGAGCCCCACAGGAGCCGTGACGACCTGAAGCCCGAAGATCGCGTCAGCCTGATCGCCAGGCGCCTGGTCTCCTCGCGGGGGAGCGTGAACTTCTACGACCTGGCTGAAGAGCTGTGCGTCAGCGATGCTACGCTGGAGCGCGACCTGACCAAGGTGCGCGAAGCCCTCCGGCCGTTCGCCCTGAAGGTCTTCCGGGAGTCGGACCAGATCCTGATCGCGGGGATGGAGAGGCAGAAGCGGAAGTACATCAGCCACCTGCTTTCCAGCGATCAGCAGAGCGTCCTGTCGGTGGCGTTGGACGAGTTTTTCGAGGGCACCGTCGACCGGTACACGGAGTTTGAGCGGTACGCCCGCGGACTGCTGAAGCGGTTTGGCATCTACGCCGACGACTACGGGTTCCGGAACATCGTCATCCATCTGGTCGTGACGCTGGAGCGCGTCGCCAACGGAGAGAGCATTACCGAAAATGTTCCGCTGAGTACCCTCCGCGACCGCAAGGAGTACGAGGTCGCCCTCTGCATCGGGGAGTACGTCCGGGAGAACTACGGCGTCGTGCTCACCGACGCCGAACTGTACTATGTCGCCCTTACCATTTCCACCAACAGCAATCTGCTGAAGTACAAGCTAATTACACCCACCAATATTCGCGAGTACATCGAGGAGAAGTACATCCTGCTCGCCAAGATGGCCCTGCGGCGCTTGGAGGACACCTTCTACCTGGAGCCGTTCGACGATGATTTTGTCATCCAGTTTACCATACACATCCGCAACCTGATCCAAAGGGCATTGACCGGCTCTCACGTCAAGAATCCCCTCGTCGGGAAGTTCAAGACGACATACCCCTTGATCTATGACATGGCTGTGCTCGTCGCCAATCAGCTCCGGGAGATCGAGGGGATCCACGTCCCCGACGACGAGATTGTCTTCATCGCGTTCCACATCGGGGCCTATCTGGAGCAGAACAAGGCCGACCGCGGGCGGATCAACACCCTGTTTGTCTACGCCGACTACCACAACATGCACGAACCGGTGCTGACCAAGATCCAACAGGCTCTTGACCAGGACCTGAACATCGTCGCGGCCGTGCCGGTGCGGGAGTTTGCCTTCGCACCCTACGATTGCCAGTTGATCATCTCCACCGTGCCCGAGACCGTGGTCGAAGGGTTGCCCGTGGTATACGTCAACGTCTTTCCCACCGAAGCCGACCTGAAGGTCATCCGCAGGAAGATTGAGGAGATCCGGCTGGACATGCGGGCGGCCTCCGTCCGGGACCATATCCAGCGCTTTGCCGTGCCGGCCCTGTTCAGGCGGAACGTCTATGCTGAGGACGAGTTCGCAATGATCCGCATACTGACGCAGGAGTGCGCCCACCTGGGATTGTGTCCGCCTTCCTTCGAGCAAGAGGTGTTGGATCGTGAGGCGATGTCGTCCACCGCTTTTCCGAACCAGGTTGCGATCCCGCACTCCCTGCAGCACAGCGCAACCCGTTCCTTCTTGTCGATCGTTGTCAACGAGCGGCCGATGCGGTGGGGGAACTTCGACGTACGGATCATCATCTTGATCGGCGTGTGCAAGGACGATCGCAACACGTTTCAGGAGTTCTTCAGTGACCTCGTCTCGGTTCTCTGCAACGAGATCGCAACCCGTCAGCTGATTCAGTGCGACAGCTACGAGGCCTTCCTCCAGACCCTGACGCGGTTTCTGTTGGATCAGCAGTTTATCTCGTGA
- a CDS encoding PTS sugar transporter subunit IIB, whose product MFILLACGMGASSGFLAQSMRKAAKSRGIEATIKAVSDTQIDDYLNDIDVLLIGPHLKHRFRDIESKAAPYQVKVVLVDERSYAMLDGESVLNQILGSST is encoded by the coding sequence GTGTTCATCCTGTTGGCCTGCGGGATGGGTGCATCCAGTGGCTTTCTTGCACAGAGCATGCGAAAGGCGGCGAAAAGCCGGGGAATCGAGGCGACCATCAAGGCCGTCAGCGACACGCAGATTGATGATTATCTGAATGACATTGATGTCCTCCTCATCGGTCCTCACTTGAAGCATCGTTTCCGTGACATCGAGAGCAAGGCGGCCCCGTACCAGGTGAAGGTCGTCCTGGTTGATGAGCGCAGCTACGCGATGTTGGACGGAGAATCCGTTCTGAACCAGATCCTGGGCAGCAGCACCTAG
- a CDS encoding PTS sugar transporter subunit IIC translates to MSFMQRFMDWMQNSVGPATEKVANNAWISGLQKAILKALPMVLVGSLITIYNVVRNFAPSLPDLRPISTYTFGLISLFMVFCVPYYILELKNVHKTKFVAGFTGIALFFIMLNPTVTDQGYVFNFSGFGAGGMFVAIVAGLFTAAVMLLFRRLTFFKEDSVMPDFVKEWFDSMLPIFVVVFVGWLVVIRWGFDIYSAIVALFTPLMSIAQSLPGMILLYLIPTVFYSMGISGWVFQPILNPVQLFAINANAEAAAAGAVAQYPFTAETTYAFLSLGGRGATLSLVLLLLFAHSKRLKALGRASSVPAVLNINEPVVFGTVAWNPILMIPMWLNGLILPLITYFALKTGLVPIPTEVFTMWYVPIGISSWLVTKSVSGLILTAVNFLVSLAIWFPFFKLYDSQEAAKEAQAAAD, encoded by the coding sequence ATGAGCTTCATGCAGCGGTTCATGGACTGGATGCAGAATTCGGTCGGACCGGCTACCGAGAAAGTGGCGAACAACGCTTGGATCTCTGGCTTGCAGAAGGCCATTCTCAAGGCCCTTCCCATGGTTCTGGTGGGATCGCTCATCACGATCTACAACGTCGTCCGCAACTTCGCGCCCAGCCTGCCGGACCTGAGGCCCATCAGCACCTACACCTTCGGGCTCATCTCCCTGTTCATGGTGTTCTGCGTGCCGTACTACATCCTCGAGCTCAAGAACGTCCATAAGACGAAGTTTGTCGCCGGCTTCACCGGTATCGCCCTGTTCTTTATCATGCTGAACCCTACGGTCACGGACCAGGGCTACGTGTTCAACTTCTCGGGCTTCGGCGCCGGCGGCATGTTCGTCGCCATCGTGGCGGGGCTCTTCACCGCCGCCGTCATGCTGCTGTTCCGGCGACTCACGTTCTTCAAGGAAGACAGCGTGATGCCGGACTTCGTCAAAGAGTGGTTCGACTCGATGCTCCCCATCTTCGTCGTGGTGTTCGTTGGCTGGCTGGTCGTCATCCGCTGGGGCTTTGACATCTACAGCGCGATCGTCGCCCTGTTCACGCCGCTGATGAGCATCGCCCAGTCGCTGCCGGGCATGATCCTCCTGTACCTGATTCCCACCGTCTTCTACTCCATGGGCATCAGCGGCTGGGTCTTCCAGCCCATCCTGAACCCCGTGCAGCTCTTCGCCATCAACGCGAACGCCGAGGCGGCGGCAGCCGGCGCTGTGGCGCAGTACCCGTTCACGGCGGAAACCACGTACGCGTTTTTGAGCCTCGGCGGCCGTGGCGCCACGCTCTCGCTGGTGCTGCTCCTCCTGTTTGCGCACTCCAAGCGCCTGAAGGCCCTGGGCCGGGCGTCCTCGGTACCGGCAGTGCTCAACATCAACGAGCCGGTCGTGTTCGGCACCGTCGCCTGGAACCCGATCCTCATGATCCCCATGTGGCTCAACGGCCTGATTCTCCCGTTGATCACCTACTTCGCCCTGAAGACCGGGCTGGTCCCCATCCCCACCGAGGTCTTCACCATGTGGTACGTCCCGATCGGCATCTCCAGCTGGCTCGTGACCAAGAGCGTTTCGGGCCTCATCCTGACCGCCGTCAACTTCTTGGTCTCCCTGGCCATCTGGTTCCCCTTCTTCAAGCTGTACGACAGCCAGGAAGCGGCGAAGGAAGCTCAGGCAGCGGCCGATTAG